The following proteins come from a genomic window of Montipora capricornis isolate CH-2021 chromosome 9, ASM3666992v2, whole genome shotgun sequence:
- the LOC138016674 gene encoding uncharacterized protein gives MSINYSCQLPMGVLCKNENLTEDMIDILRHFQTYLPTVTIQGEKKFASQICTGDQLSVERAVNAIHSVSNGHTAEDHLEGFTMQLGDWHTGVKILELLFRRFYSGSSSGDHCTLFADRNLINRRNVREDPHSAYRPDRDFLILEVKARILAAAFHVLGLKSKDEKPRHYPFPEDLPNWNKLQRLQFFHKAAGMIVDEIVIDEVMVNGSLQELVSDEERREIQRCLDVNEDGRFPCRFPGCTTSFKYNGKSRRRHELSHDPPVVIEGVTTTTSSTTTDQASKSSDDVFNYNAALLSEGLFFMNVLDAVSEGDGQRIMRQYKYLMLLCKVDDPHSTKYALGSLYQLLLVNGLSQKESEIFVWNRTVNNHRGLGNNITHDLEVEHSNNFNKQGYWNIGANLSEKAVSRICHAEKPVRNISGKVDRLLQRIIRSGKHIQRFPVVDL, from the exons ATGTCAATAAATTATTCATGTCAGCTTCCGATGGGTGTGTTATGTAAAAATGAAAACCTGACTGAAGACATGATTGATATCCTGCGACATTTCCAAACATACCTGCCTACTGTAACTATTCAAGGCGAGAAGAAATTTGCTAGTCAGATATGCACGGGGGATCAGCTATCTGTTGAAAGAGCTGTGAATGCAATACATTCAGTGTCCAATGGTCATACAGCTGAAGACCACCTTGAGGGGTTTACCATGCAGCTTGGTGACTGGCACACAGGGGTCAAGATACTTGAG TTACTATTTAGAAGATTTTACTCAGGGAGTTCTTCAGGTGACCATTGCACCCTATTTGCAGACAGAAACCTTATTAACAGGAGAAATGTGAGAGAGGATCCACACTCCGCCTATCGACCAGATAGGGATTTCTTGATTTTAGAGGTGAAAGCCAGGATTTTGGCAGCTGCATTTCATGTTCTTGGCTTAAAAAGCAAAGACGAAAAACCACGGCATTACCCTTTTCCAGAGGATCTTCCTAACTGGAACAAATTGCAAAGGCTCCAGTTCTTTCACAAAGCTGCTGGTATGATTGTGGATGAAATTGTTATTGATGAAGTAATGGTGAACGGTTCTTTGCAAGAACTGGTGTCAGATGAGGAAAGAAGGGAAATTCAAAGATGTTTGGATGTTAATGAGGATGGCCGTTTCCCTTGTAGGTTTCCAGGGTGTACGACATCCTTCAAATACAATGGCAAGAGCAGGAGAAGACATGAATTAAGTCATGATCCACCAGTTGTAATAGAAGGAGTGACAACCACAACTTCATCCACAACCACAGACCAGGCGTCCAAAAGTAGTGATGATGTTTTTAATTACAATGCTGCACTTCTTTCAGAAGGACTTTTCTTTATGAACGTTTTGGATGCTGTCTCAGAAGGGGATGGCCAGCGGATCATGAGACAATACAAGTATCTAATGCTTCTATGTAAAGTAGATGACCCACACAGCACCAAGTATGCACTGGGGAGCCTGTACCAGCTGCTCTTGGTGAATGGTTTAAGCCAGAAGGAGTCAGAGATCTTTGTGTGGAACAGGACTGTTAACAATCATAGAGGTCTTGGAAACAACATTACACATGACCTAGAAGTCGAGCATAGTAACAATTTCAACAAGCAAGGCTACTGGAACATTGGAGCAAACCTCTCAGAGAAGGCAGTATCAAGAATCTGCCATGCTGAGAAACCTGTCAGGAACATTAGTGGAAAGGTGGACAGACTTCTTCAGCGGATTATACGCTCAGGAAAGCATATTCAACGTTTTCCTGTAGTTGACTTATGA